The following proteins come from a genomic window of Candidatus Saccharibacteria bacterium oral taxon 488:
- the pyk gene encoding pyruvate kinase, with product MSNTIFKRTKILATVGPATMSQDKISQLMQAGVNGFRLNFSHGSYDERREQIDWIRTASHEQGKPVAILQDLQGPKIRLGVLKDNMLTVRAGDMLTLDSSITEHDGSSNLPVQYNLAEKMKVGEPLYMFDGKIKSIVREIAGPTAIKVEVQNDGFLMSRKGLNLPDTDFGGDILTPKDIADIEWAADQDFDYVALSFVQTEDDIIDLRSRLTALGSDAYIIAKIETKSAISDEHLEEIVKASDGVMVARGDLAVEAGAEIVPVIQRRIIALCRKYSKLSIVATQMMGSMVDNPEPSRAEVSDVANAVIQGADTVMLSDETANGKYPIETVQAMRRTIMYTQEHSDVMAVESSEKRRKHDALLSYTAARLATELKARAIVAETSTGATAVNVGAFRPNMPIISVTDSQKTAQKLALSYATRSYVRPSGLGSANKLAEELKAEGYFGEDPVTLVLVSGHQPGRPGKTDNIQIRTME from the coding sequence ATGAGTAACACAATTTTTAAACGTACCAAGATCCTAGCGACTGTCGGTCCGGCAACGATGAGTCAGGATAAAATTAGTCAACTTATGCAGGCCGGTGTCAATGGCTTTCGTCTGAATTTCAGCCACGGTAGTTATGATGAGCGGCGTGAGCAAATCGACTGGATCCGCACAGCCAGTCATGAGCAGGGTAAACCAGTTGCCATTCTCCAAGACCTTCAAGGTCCAAAAATCCGCCTCGGCGTTCTCAAAGACAACATGCTGACGGTGCGGGCTGGTGATATGCTGACGCTTGATTCGTCAATCACAGAACATGACGGGAGCTCCAATCTGCCTGTCCAGTATAACCTCGCTGAGAAAATGAAAGTTGGCGAGCCGCTGTATATGTTTGATGGCAAGATCAAATCAATCGTTCGTGAAATTGCTGGCCCAACGGCCATCAAGGTGGAGGTGCAGAATGACGGATTTTTGATGAGCCGTAAAGGGTTGAATCTGCCAGATACCGATTTTGGTGGTGACATCTTGACGCCAAAAGATATCGCCGATATTGAGTGGGCAGCCGATCAGGACTTTGATTATGTGGCGCTTAGTTTTGTGCAGACAGAGGACGACATTATCGATCTACGCTCGCGGCTGACGGCGCTGGGTTCGGATGCGTATATCATTGCCAAAATCGAGACCAAGTCAGCGATCTCTGATGAGCATCTGGAGGAGATTGTCAAGGCCAGCGACGGTGTCATGGTAGCCCGCGGCGACTTGGCGGTTGAGGCCGGGGCAGAGATCGTGCCAGTTATTCAGCGGCGTATTATCGCTCTCTGTCGCAAGTATTCTAAGCTCAGCATCGTCGCCACGCAGATGATGGGCAGCATGGTTGACAATCCTGAACCATCTCGCGCTGAGGTGAGTGATGTTGCCAATGCGGTCATCCAGGGTGCCGACACGGTGATGTTGTCTGATGAAACGGCTAACGGTAAATATCCGATCGAGACAGTGCAGGCAATGCGCCGGACGATTATGTACACTCAGGAGCACAGTGATGTCATGGCGGTTGAGTCGAGTGAGAAGCGCCGCAAGCATGACGCACTGCTAAGCTACACGGCGGCGCGGTTGGCTACTGAACTTAAGGCGCGAGCGATTGTCGCCGAAACTAGTACGGGTGCGACCGCGGTGAATGTCGGTGCCTTTCGGCCGAATATGCCGATCATTAGCGTCACTGATAGCCAAAAAACGGCCCAAAAATTAGCGTTAAGTTACGCCACGCGCTCATACGTTCGCCCAAGTGGTCTGGGTTCGGCGAATAAATTAGCAGAGGAATTGAAGGCCGAAGGTTACTTTGGCGAGGACCCAGTGACGTTGGTATTGGTTAGTGGCCATCAACCGGGCCGGCCGGGCAAGACCGATAATATCCAGATCCGGACAATGGAGTAG